The Candidatus Nanopelagicus abundans genome includes a region encoding these proteins:
- a CDS encoding dolichyl-phosphate-mannose--protein mannosyltransferase has product MDLALLRRISPISAILTFALSFRLWRLDTPKGYIFDEIYYAKNAYSLISSGVELDQQGGSEFVVHPPFGKWLIGIGIKIFGNNEFGWRSSSALFGSASVLLIYLIAKRLFKSEFLALSAALLMAVDGLSLVMSRVALLDIFLMFFILLTFYFLLKENYWLSGMAIGLGLSTKWSAAFLIPILLLLTLKIKEINLSQILKRVVQFFFLPMAIYFTSWIGWFVSDKGWARNSGSNPISSLWNYHLEILNFHTNLVEKHSYSANPWSWLVLGRPTSFYYESGDSCGAGECAQEILAMGTPLLWWSAIIAVAITIGFYINTSNRSAEIVLAGFAGTYLPWFIYQDRTMFYFYSITILPFLILALIYCFDLLLKYGNYQRVIMLFIFVVGINFVYLLPIYIGIEIPYSQWLSRMWLPSWI; this is encoded by the coding sequence ATGGATTTAGCCCTACTGCGCAGGATCTCACCAATTTCTGCAATCCTTACCTTTGCACTGAGCTTTCGGCTTTGGCGATTAGATACTCCAAAAGGTTATATTTTTGATGAAATTTACTATGCAAAAAATGCCTACTCTTTAATTTCTTCCGGGGTTGAATTAGATCAACAAGGAGGATCTGAATTTGTTGTTCACCCACCATTTGGAAAATGGTTAATTGGTATCGGTATAAAAATATTTGGCAACAACGAGTTTGGTTGGCGCAGTAGCTCAGCACTCTTTGGTAGCGCCTCTGTACTACTAATTTATTTAATTGCAAAGCGATTATTTAAATCAGAGTTTTTAGCTTTATCAGCAGCCTTATTAATGGCAGTAGATGGGCTTAGTTTAGTAATGTCTAGAGTTGCACTACTTGATATATTTTTAATGTTTTTTATACTGCTTACTTTTTATTTTTTATTAAAGGAAAATTATTGGTTAAGTGGTATGGCAATTGGACTTGGGCTATCAACAAAATGGAGTGCAGCTTTTTTAATTCCAATTTTACTTTTGCTTACTTTAAAGATTAAAGAAATAAATCTAAGCCAGATACTTAAAAGAGTTGTTCAATTTTTTTTCCTACCTATGGCTATCTATTTCACTTCCTGGATTGGTTGGTTTGTCAGTGATAAGGGCTGGGCGAGAAATTCTGGCTCAAATCCCATCTCATCCCTTTGGAATTATCATTTAGAAATTTTAAATTTTCACACAAATCTTGTTGAAAAACACTCCTACTCAGCAAATCCCTGGAGTTGGTTAGTTCTAGGCAGGCCTACCTCCTTTTACTATGAAAGTGGTGATAGCTGTGGGGCGGGGGAATGTGCGCAAGAGATTTTAGCTATGGGAACACCACTTCTTTGGTGGAGCGCAATTATTGCAGTTGCAATAACTATTGGTTTTTATATTAATACTTCAAATAGATCAGCTGAGATAGTTTTAGCAGGTTTTGCTGGCACATATTTACCTTGGTTTATTTATCAAGATCGAACTATGTTTTACTTCTATTCAATCACTATTCTGCCTTTTTTAATCTTGGCCTTAATTTATTGCTTTGACTTACTACTTAAATATGGTAATTATCAGAGAGTAATCATGTTATTCATCTTTGTGGTTGGTATTAACTTTGTTTATCTTCTACCTATTTATATTGGTATTGAAATTCCATATAGCCAGTGGCTAAGCCGAATGTGGCTGCCGAGTTGGATTTAA
- a CDS encoding acyl-CoA dehydrogenase family protein encodes MSMNSDMAALFGDEYQSLRESVNGLAQKKIAPFAHDVDENSRYPQEAADALQAAGLAAAHVPVEYGGQGADALAAVIIIEEVARVCGASSLIPAVNKLGSVPLMIAGNEEQKKKYLTQLADGKGFSYCLSESEAGSDAAAMKTKATKDGDSWILSGSKKWISNAGVSEFYTVLASTDLSKGAKGISAFIVEKSDAGVSFGAHEKKMGFRGSPTREVYFDNVKISDDRRLGEVGSGFSLAMKTLDHTRITIAAQALGIAQGALDIAKKYAHERQQFGKPIFDFQGIQFMLADMAMQIEAARQLTYAAAVKSERGEKDLTFFSAASKCFATDVAMKVTTDAVQILGGYGYVSDYPVERMMRDAKLTQIYEGTNQIQRVVMARNLDTLTN; translated from the coding sequence ATGTCAATGAATTCAGATATGGCTGCATTATTTGGTGATGAGTACCAATCATTACGCGAGAGTGTTAATGGCCTTGCTCAAAAAAAGATTGCACCATTTGCTCATGACGTTGATGAAAACTCACGTTACCCACAAGAAGCAGCAGATGCTTTGCAAGCAGCTGGCTTAGCTGCTGCGCATGTGCCAGTTGAATATGGCGGCCAGGGAGCGGATGCATTAGCTGCTGTAATAATTATTGAAGAAGTGGCAAGAGTTTGTGGTGCATCATCTTTAATTCCTGCAGTTAATAAATTAGGTTCAGTTCCATTAATGATTGCTGGAAATGAAGAGCAAAAGAAAAAATACTTAACTCAACTAGCAGATGGTAAAGGCTTCTCTTATTGCTTATCTGAATCAGAGGCTGGTTCAGATGCGGCTGCAATGAAAACTAAAGCGACAAAAGATGGTGATAGTTGGATTTTATCCGGCAGTAAAAAATGGATTTCAAATGCAGGTGTTTCAGAGTTTTACACCGTTCTAGCCTCAACTGATTTAAGTAAAGGCGCAAAAGGAATTTCTGCTTTTATTGTTGAAAAATCAGATGCAGGTGTTTCATTTGGAGCTCATGAAAAAAAGATGGGCTTTCGAGGATCACCAACGCGTGAGGTTTACTTTGATAATGTAAAAATTAGTGATGATCGCAGGTTAGGTGAAGTTGGAAGTGGATTTTCCCTTGCAATGAAAACTTTAGATCACACTCGAATTACTATTGCGGCGCAAGCACTTGGAATTGCCCAAGGTGCTTTAGATATTGCAAAAAAATATGCCCATGAGCGTCAACAATTTGGTAAACCAATCTTTGATTTCCAAGGAATTCAATTTATGTTGGCAGATATGGCAATGCAGATTGAAGCAGCTCGACAGTTGACCTATGCCGCAGCAGTTAAGAGCGAGCGAGGTGAAAAAGATTTAACCTTCTTCTCAGCTGCTAGTAAATGTTTTGCAACTGATGTTGCAATGAAGGTAACAACTGACGCCGTGCAAATTCTTGGTGGCTATGGATATGTAAGTGATTACCCAGTTGAGCGAATGATGCGAGATGCTAAATTAACTCAGATTTATGAGGGTACAAATCAGATTCAACGAGTTGTGATGGCTCGTAATCTTGACACTTTAACAAATTAA
- the rsmI gene encoding 16S rRNA (cytidine(1402)-2'-O)-methyltransferase, with amino-acid sequence MLILACLPIGDVRDASAHLIQVISNAEFVAAEDSRKFARLCQDLEIKHSAKVISFFEGNENEKIEELSLILKSGKDILVVTDAGVPAISDPGYRLIRAALAEKIQIKVLPGPSAVTTALLLSGLPTDRFCFEGFPPRTSGARVKWFTDLRQEERTIIFFEAPHRIIQSLTDAGSAFGLDRNGAVCREMSKNYEEVVRGPISELITWANSKEILGEITVVIEGFDPSSRQFSVEDLIKLVLAHEVSGESRKSAIALVAKENSVSKRVVFDAMVTHKSEDKI; translated from the coding sequence ATGTTAATTCTGGCCTGCCTACCAATCGGTGATGTGCGCGATGCTTCCGCTCACCTTATTCAGGTGATATCAAATGCTGAGTTTGTTGCAGCTGAAGATTCTCGAAAATTTGCCAGATTATGTCAAGATCTAGAAATTAAACATAGCGCGAAAGTAATTTCATTTTTTGAAGGTAATGAGAATGAAAAAATTGAAGAGTTATCCCTAATTCTAAAATCTGGAAAAGATATTTTGGTAGTAACAGATGCTGGCGTGCCAGCAATATCTGATCCTGGTTATAGATTAATTAGAGCCGCACTTGCTGAAAAGATTCAAATTAAAGTACTGCCTGGGCCAAGTGCGGTTACTACTGCGCTATTACTTTCTGGCTTACCTACTGATCGATTCTGCTTTGAGGGTTTCCCGCCTCGAACTAGTGGTGCAAGAGTTAAATGGTTTACCGACCTTAGACAGGAAGAGCGAACAATTATTTTCTTTGAAGCACCACATCGAATAATTCAATCCCTAACAGATGCTGGTAGTGCATTTGGATTAGATCGAAATGGTGCAGTATGTCGAGAGATGAGTAAGAATTATGAAGAGGTAGTGCGAGGACCAATCTCAGAGTTAATTACTTGGGCAAATTCAAAAGAGATCTTAGGTGAGATAACAGTTGTAATTGAAGGATTTGATCCAAGTAGTAGGCAGTTCTCAGTTGAGGATTTAATTAAATTAGTTCTAGCTCATGAAGTGAGCGGTGAGAGTAGAAAGAGTGCTATCGCACTAGTTGCTAAGGAGAATTCGGTCTCAAAGCGAGTTGTATTTGATGCCATGGTTACCCACAAAAGTGAGGATAAGATCTGA
- a CDS encoding molybdopterin-binding protein: MDEILTVEQLQERLLELAKPLAALDLPLLDSHGATLANDLLVDEQLAIKNGQQIGSTQIALAASLGLDRLPARPHPRVVIISAGDDLVEPGSKLAKDDDEFESNSWFLTTFMREAGAHAFRVHTIPETAEQLKLVIEDQLVRSDLIVISGESKDESFDLITSVISQLGEIKVVTPNLNESGKHSYGLIGPDKTPVITLPGDPIANYLSTEIFIRPMILKMLARTQIHRQNKKVKLSKALVLNSDKATYVRAKLNAEGQVTPLANQESLATISDADCLIALSEKSKKLSAGDLVEIVMINRVSN, translated from the coding sequence ATGGATGAAATTCTCACCGTTGAGCAGCTGCAGGAGCGTCTACTCGAGCTGGCTAAGCCACTTGCTGCGCTAGATCTTCCACTCCTTGATTCACACGGGGCAACTTTGGCAAATGATCTATTAGTAGATGAGCAACTTGCGATAAAAAATGGACAACAAATTGGCTCCACCCAGATTGCACTTGCCGCATCCCTTGGCCTAGATCGCTTGCCTGCAAGACCACACCCGCGGGTAGTAATAATTAGCGCCGGTGATGATTTAGTTGAACCGGGTAGCAAATTAGCAAAAGACGATGATGAGTTTGAAAGTAACTCTTGGTTTTTAACAACATTTATGCGAGAAGCAGGTGCACATGCATTTCGAGTTCACACAATCCCTGAAACAGCTGAACAATTAAAACTTGTAATTGAGGATCAACTAGTTCGATCAGATTTAATTGTAATAAGCGGGGAATCAAAGGATGAATCTTTTGACCTTATTACATCAGTAATCTCACAGTTAGGTGAGATTAAAGTAGTAACTCCGAATCTAAATGAGAGCGGCAAGCATAGTTATGGCTTAATCGGTCCAGATAAAACACCGGTAATCACATTACCTGGGGATCCAATTGCAAATTATCTATCTACTGAAATATTTATTCGGCCAATGATTTTAAAGATGTTAGCAAGAACTCAAATTCACCGGCAAAACAAAAAAGTAAAATTAAGTAAAGCACTAGTTTTAAACTCTGATAAAGCCACCTATGTAAGAGCAAAACTTAACGCAGAGGGTCAAGTCACACCTCTTGCCAACCAGGAGTCACTAGCAACAATTTCTGATGCTGATTGTTTGATTGCGCTTTCTGAAAAAAGTAAAAAATTAAGCGCTGGAGATTTAGTAGAAATAGTAATGATAAATCGAGTGAGTAATTGA
- the rsmA gene encoding 16S rRNA (adenine(1518)-N(6)/adenine(1519)-N(6))-dimethyltransferase RsmA produces MNLLGAAQIRALAEKLDLKPTKKLGQNFVIDANICRKIVKLAQVSESDIALEIGPGLGSLTLALLEQTKQVVAVEIDNRLANQLPITVTENGFSNEKLIVINEDAMTLKHLDIKPTVLVANLPYNISVPVLLNVLEYFPSITKGVVMVQTEVAERLAALPDNKQYGAPTVKANWWSTLELSASVSRSVFWPIPNVDSSLVRFDRHPPLGDEVQRVATFTIIDQAFAKRRKMMRSALSQLLGVNAVNLLEAAGIDPTIRGEALSVKEFLEIGKQLVKQNSTPLDT; encoded by the coding sequence ATGAATTTATTAGGGGCGGCGCAAATAAGAGCCCTTGCTGAAAAACTTGATTTAAAGCCAACAAAAAAGCTTGGTCAAAACTTTGTAATTGATGCAAACATCTGCCGAAAAATTGTTAAGTTAGCGCAAGTAAGTGAATCAGATATCGCACTTGAAATAGGACCTGGCTTAGGCTCACTCACGCTCGCCCTACTTGAGCAAACTAAGCAGGTAGTGGCAGTTGAAATTGATAATCGCTTAGCTAATCAATTACCAATTACTGTTACTGAGAATGGTTTTTCTAATGAAAAATTAATTGTTATAAATGAAGATGCGATGACTCTAAAGCACTTAGATATTAAGCCAACAGTTTTAGTAGCAAATCTTCCATATAACATTTCAGTTCCAGTATTACTTAATGTTCTTGAATATTTTCCATCTATTACTAAAGGCGTAGTGATGGTACAAACTGAGGTGGCAGAGCGATTGGCAGCTCTTCCTGATAATAAACAGTATGGCGCACCTACTGTTAAAGCTAATTGGTGGAGCACACTTGAGCTATCTGCTTCAGTTAGTCGATCAGTTTTTTGGCCTATCCCAAATGTTGATTCATCTTTAGTTAGATTTGATCGCCATCCACCACTGGGGGATGAGGTGCAACGAGTTGCCACATTCACCATCATTGATCAAGCATTTGCTAAGCGGCGCAAGATGATGCGATCAGCACTTTCGCAGTTGCTAGGAGTAAATGCAGTTAACCTGTTAGAGGCTGCTGGGATTGATCCAACTATTCGTGGTGAGGCGCTCTCAGTAAAAGAATTTTTAGAGATTGGTAAACAATTAGTTAAGCAAAATTCCACACCATTAGATACTTAA
- a CDS encoding 4-(cytidine 5'-diphospho)-2-C-methyl-D-erythritol kinase encodes MRSRGVIARVPAKVNLQLAVGPLGTDGFHEVTTVFQAISLFDDVTVETAAENNGISIQVTGQTSTGVPSDSSNLAVKAATLMIKNYDLPSDINIKLKKEIPVAGGMAGGSADAAGVIVGLDSLFELGLSRDEMEMVGSKIGTDVPFSICGGVAIGTGRGDQITPALFKGSYNWVLALSGQGLATPSVYAECDRLREGLSISTPVVSEHLMQALRAGDAKALGKSLSNDLQPAACSLRPALRLVLDVGLDYGALGGIVSGSGPTVAFLVKDEEHAMDLTVALSSSGVISSVVRASGAVAGARIIESF; translated from the coding sequence ATGAGATCACGGGGTGTAATTGCCAGGGTACCAGCTAAGGTCAATCTGCAACTAGCAGTTGGCCCACTAGGTACTGATGGATTTCATGAAGTTACTACGGTCTTTCAAGCAATCTCACTCTTTGATGATGTAACAGTTGAAACAGCGGCAGAAAATAATGGTATTTCAATTCAAGTTACTGGGCAGACTTCAACTGGTGTGCCATCTGATAGCTCAAACCTTGCAGTTAAAGCCGCAACATTAATGATTAAAAATTATGATCTGCCTAGTGATATAAATATTAAATTAAAAAAAGAGATTCCAGTTGCTGGCGGTATGGCAGGTGGCAGCGCAGATGCTGCTGGAGTAATTGTTGGTCTTGACTCTTTATTTGAGTTAGGACTTTCCAGGGATGAGATGGAGATGGTTGGAAGTAAAATAGGCACTGATGTGCCATTTTCAATATGTGGTGGAGTAGCAATTGGAACTGGGCGAGGTGATCAAATAACTCCAGCACTTTTTAAAGGAAGTTATAACTGGGTACTTGCACTTTCAGGTCAAGGATTAGCCACACCATCTGTTTACGCAGAGTGTGATCGCTTGCGCGAGGGATTATCAATTTCAACACCAGTAGTTAGTGAACATTTAATGCAAGCACTTAGAGCGGGGGATGCTAAAGCATTAGGTAAATCGTTATCAAATGATTTACAACCAGCTGCCTGCTCACTACGGCCAGCTCTTCGATTAGTTTTAGATGTTGGTCTTGATTATGGCGCATTAGGTGGAATCGTCTCTGGTTCAGGTCCAACAGTTGCATTCTTAGTAAAAGATGAAGAGCATGCAATGGACTTAACCGTTGCATTAAGTAGTAGTGGGGTAATTTCATCAGTTGTTAGAGCAAGCGGAGCGGTTGCGGGGGCTCGAATAATTGAAAGTTTTTAA
- a CDS encoding TatD family hydrolase, with the protein MADRHNRDLDRKPGPLPDPINSKTVDTHAHLELIHNSEANSPLIKQTLDEAASVGIDRVVQVGYSAEQSIWSVKCAEAFVGQVLAAVALHPNEAPVVDDLEKDLAIIQGLASNPRVRAIGETGLDFFRTEPALQEKQKYSFKRHIKMAKDHNKALVIHDRDSHQAVLDLLAEEGAPSNTIFHCFSGDVAMAKECIANKYYLSFAGTVTFKNAPELRQAAALVPLNQILVETDSPFLAPMPNRGSLNTPAQIPNTLRVLADVRGESVDYLAAAISENAERIFGKF; encoded by the coding sequence ATGGCAGATCGTCATAATCGCGATCTTGATCGAAAGCCGGGACCACTTCCTGATCCAATTAATTCAAAGACAGTTGATACTCACGCCCACCTTGAGTTAATTCATAACAGTGAAGCTAATTCACCTTTAATTAAGCAAACATTAGATGAAGCTGCCTCAGTTGGTATTGATCGAGTTGTGCAGGTTGGCTACTCCGCTGAGCAATCAATTTGGTCTGTTAAGTGCGCTGAAGCTTTTGTTGGCCAAGTTTTAGCAGCAGTTGCGCTGCATCCAAATGAGGCGCCAGTAGTAGATGACTTAGAAAAAGATTTAGCAATTATCCAAGGATTAGCTTCTAATCCAAGAGTTAGAGCAATTGGTGAAACCGGTCTTGATTTTTTTAGAACAGAGCCGGCGCTGCAAGAAAAACAAAAATACTCATTTAAACGTCACATAAAAATGGCTAAAGATCACAATAAGGCGCTAGTAATTCATGATCGTGATTCACACCAAGCGGTATTAGATCTTTTAGCTGAAGAAGGTGCACCTAGTAACACAATTTTTCATTGTTTTTCTGGTGATGTAGCAATGGCAAAAGAGTGTATTGCAAATAAGTATTATCTTTCCTTTGCTGGAACTGTTACTTTTAAAAATGCACCAGAGCTTCGGCAAGCAGCAGCTCTTGTGCCACTTAATCAGATATTAGTTGAGACTGATTCACCGTTTTTAGCTCCCATGCCAAATCGTGGATCACTTAACACACCAGCTCAAATACCAAACACCTTAAGAGTGTTAGCAGATGTGCGAGGTGAATCAGTTGATTATCTAGCAGCTGCCATCTCTGAAAATGCAGAGCGTATTTTTGGAAAGTTTTAA
- a CDS encoding 5-formyltetrahydrofolate cyclo-ligase, whose amino-acid sequence MDKQQNKSELRKLYRRQRADRFNTESWLHILSASELKNATNVASYISYEFEPETSDVNQRLIADGKKVFLPRLLENNDIQWVSWNGSSENLTKVEKIYEPIGDAVEVELDVIILPALHVDRMGNRLGQGGGSYDRALSRSKAFKIALLHYGELTSEILPIQPHDEKIDAAATPEIVVRF is encoded by the coding sequence ATGGATAAGCAGCAAAATAAATCAGAGTTACGCAAGTTATATCGCCGCCAGCGGGCGGATCGATTTAATACTGAAAGTTGGCTGCATATTCTCTCTGCTTCAGAGTTAAAAAATGCAACAAATGTAGCTTCATATATCTCATATGAGTTTGAGCCAGAAACTAGTGATGTAAATCAAAGATTAATTGCAGATGGCAAGAAAGTATTCCTGCCAAGATTACTTGAAAATAATGATATCCAGTGGGTTAGTTGGAATGGATCATCTGAAAATCTAACAAAGGTTGAAAAGATCTACGAACCAATTGGAGATGCAGTAGAGGTTGAGTTAGATGTAATCATTTTACCCGCCCTACATGTTGATCGAATGGGTAATCGCCTCGGTCAAGGTGGTGGTTCATATGATCGCGCATTATCTAGAAGTAAGGCTTTTAAAATAGCACTACTTCATTATGGTGAGTTAACAAGTGAAATTTTACCCATTCAACCCCATGATGAAAAGATTGATGCTGCTGCAACTCCTGAAATTGTTGTTAGATTTTAA
- the metG gene encoding methionine--tRNA ligase — MAADKSFYLTTPIYYVNDAPHIGHAYTTVAGDVLTRWHRQRGESVWFLTGTDEHGQKVLNTAQSNNTKPQDWCDRLVDSAWKPVWQDLNIANDDFIRTTEKRHTIRVQNFLQGLKDAGHIYAGKFEGPYCIGCEEFKLPGDLDKGMCKIHSKPVEMLSEDNWFFKLSAFVGPLLEHYKSNPGACEPASARNEVISFLEGEVRDLSISRSTFDWGIPVPWDTKQVIYVWFDALLNYATAVGLGDEPDSEGGKKFAKTWPADVHLVGKDILRFHAIIWPAMLMAAGVAVPKKVFAHGWLLVGGEKMSKSKLTGIAPSDITKDFGVDAFRYYFLKAIPFGSDGSFSWEDMAARYTSELANDFGNLASRLIAMIEKYCDNKIPQVAKDNELAQSLTQTVKTADDAICALDFQGGINAIMDFCKQVNGYVTIKQPWVVAKDAANKAQLDEILYNTAESLRALAVLLHPVMPEVTEKLWQSLGASSLGAIGDQQISKVSNWGQLPAGSVVTKTEVLFPRLEEVK, encoded by the coding sequence ATGGCAGCTGATAAATCCTTTTATTTAACTACGCCTATTTATTATGTAAATGATGCCCCGCATATTGGCCATGCATACACAACTGTTGCTGGTGATGTATTAACCCGTTGGCATCGCCAACGCGGTGAATCTGTTTGGTTTTTAACTGGCACCGATGAACATGGTCAAAAGGTTTTAAATACTGCGCAAAGTAATAACACTAAACCACAAGATTGGTGTGACAGATTAGTGGATTCTGCCTGGAAGCCGGTTTGGCAGGATTTAAATATCGCAAATGATGATTTTATTAGAACCACAGAGAAACGTCACACAATACGGGTACAAAACTTTTTGCAAGGCTTAAAAGATGCCGGCCATATTTATGCCGGTAAATTTGAAGGCCCATATTGCATAGGCTGTGAAGAGTTTAAATTACCTGGTGATTTAGATAAAGGTATGTGCAAGATTCACTCTAAGCCAGTTGAGATGCTTAGTGAAGATAATTGGTTTTTTAAGTTATCTGCCTTTGTAGGTCCACTACTTGAACACTACAAATCAAATCCTGGTGCATGTGAGCCAGCTTCTGCTCGCAATGAGGTTATTTCATTTTTAGAGGGTGAGGTTAGAGATCTTTCAATCTCACGTTCCACATTTGATTGGGGCATTCCCGTTCCTTGGGATACAAAACAAGTTATTTATGTTTGGTTTGATGCTCTTCTAAATTATGCCACCGCAGTTGGATTAGGTGATGAGCCTGATTCTGAAGGTGGGAAAAAATTTGCTAAAACTTGGCCAGCAGATGTTCACTTAGTTGGTAAAGATATTTTGCGCTTTCACGCAATAATTTGGCCGGCAATGTTAATGGCGGCAGGAGTAGCTGTTCCTAAAAAAGTATTTGCCCATGGTTGGTTATTAGTAGGTGGTGAAAAAATGTCAAAGAGTAAGTTAACTGGCATTGCCCCTAGTGATATCACCAAAGATTTTGGCGTAGATGCATTTAGGTATTACTTTCTAAAAGCAATTCCATTTGGCTCTGATGGCTCATTTTCTTGGGAGGATATGGCGGCTAGATACACCAGCGAATTAGCAAATGATTTTGGTAACTTAGCGTCTAGATTAATTGCGATGATTGAAAAGTATTGTGATAATAAAATTCCGCAGGTGGCAAAAGATAATGAGTTAGCTCAAAGCCTTACTCAAACAGTTAAAACCGCTGATGATGCTATTTGCGCACTTGATTTTCAAGGCGGAATAAATGCAATAATGGATTTTTGTAAGCAGGTAAATGGTTATGTAACAATTAAACAACCATGGGTAGTGGCTAAAGATGCTGCCAATAAAGCGCAGCTAGATGAAATTTTATATAACACCGCAGAATCACTTCGCGCCCTAGCGGTATTACTTCACCCAGTTATGCCAGAGGTGACAGAAAAACTTTGGCAAAGTTTAGGTGCATCATCATTAGGTGCGATTGGTGATCAACAAATATCTAAGGTTTCAAATTGGGGACAATTACCAGCTGGCAGCGTAGTAACTAAAACAGAAGTTTTATTTCCACGGCTAGAAGAGGTTAAGTAA
- a CDS encoding GNAT family N-acetyltransferase, which produces MKKLVDGELLLKPIRFRDKAQWDSVRAVNRDWLSPWEATRPNIDHKSALPSYYGMVMQLNREMRALRSISLGVWLNENKDQVLIGQITLGGIIFGAMRGAHIGYWIDQRFANRGYTTRAVKLLTKFGFEQLRLHRIEINLRPENEASKQVAIKAGFLLEGARNNYLHIAGDWRDHVTFVKENPVIK; this is translated from the coding sequence TTGAAAAAACTAGTTGATGGTGAATTATTATTAAAGCCAATTAGATTTCGAGATAAAGCCCAATGGGATAGCGTGCGCGCGGTAAATCGTGATTGGTTATCCCCATGGGAGGCAACTAGACCAAATATCGATCACAAATCTGCCCTACCTTCCTATTATGGAATGGTGATGCAATTAAATAGAGAGATGCGGGCACTTCGTTCAATTTCACTAGGGGTTTGGTTAAATGAAAATAAAGATCAGGTATTAATTGGCCAAATTACATTAGGTGGAATCATTTTTGGTGCAATGCGTGGAGCTCATATTGGTTATTGGATTGATCAGCGATTCGCTAATCGTGGTTACACCACAAGAGCGGTTAAACTCTTAACTAAGTTTGGCTTTGAGCAATTACGCCTGCACCGGATTGAAATTAATCTTCGACCAGAGAATGAAGCCTCAAAGCAGGTTGCAATAAAAGCAGGATTTTTACTAGAAGGTGCTCGTAATAACTACCTTCATATTGCAGGGGATTGGCGCGATCACGTTACTTTTGTTAAAGAGAACCCAGTAATAAAATAA